A window of the Geoalkalibacter sp. genome harbors these coding sequences:
- the selA gene encoding L-seryl-tRNA(Sec) selenium transferase, giving the protein MSENHRQLRELPSVDRLLHHPLLVGLAERCPPVLVKEAVQQAVAARRSRILAAQAPLSAEELAEDALAAEAARLALARLAPNLRPVINATGTLLHTNLGRAPLAETALEAISATARGYSNLELNLESGQRGHRHDHVEELLCRLSGAEAAAVVNNNAGAVYLALAALAQGKEGIVSRGELVEIGGAFRVPEVMAASGVRLVEVGATNKTHLRDYENAIGEHTGLLMKVHTSNYRILGFTAQVSGAELADLGRRRGIPVMEDLGSGMLFDLSDYGLPREPTVAEAVAAGLDVVTFSGDKLLGGPQAGIILGRRALMEKIRKHPMARALRMDKLTLAALEATLRLYLDPAKALREVPVLAMLAVSAQELRARGDSLKERAVSLLGDAVDITVIEAPATVGGGALPLTQLAGSALALRPRNCSLDELAARLRRHTPPVMARIHDEQLLLNLRTVRPDEEEPLLRALRHALTVADE; this is encoded by the coding sequence ATGTCCGAAAACCACCGCCAACTGCGCGAACTGCCCTCCGTCGACCGCCTGCTGCACCACCCGCTGCTGGTCGGGCTGGCCGAGAGGTGCCCGCCCGTCCTGGTCAAGGAGGCGGTTCAGCAAGCCGTGGCCGCGCGCCGCAGCCGCATTCTCGCGGCCCAAGCGCCTCTGTCCGCCGAGGAACTGGCCGAGGACGCGCTCGCCGCAGAGGCCGCGCGGCTTGCCCTCGCGCGCCTGGCGCCCAACCTGCGGCCGGTGATCAACGCCACCGGCACCCTGCTGCACACCAATCTGGGCCGCGCGCCCCTCGCCGAGACGGCCCTGGAGGCGATCAGCGCCACGGCGCGCGGCTATTCCAACCTCGAACTCAACCTGGAGAGCGGCCAGCGCGGGCACCGCCACGACCACGTGGAAGAGCTGCTGTGCCGCCTGAGCGGCGCCGAGGCGGCCGCCGTGGTCAACAACAACGCCGGCGCCGTCTATCTGGCGCTCGCGGCCCTGGCCCAGGGCAAGGAAGGCATCGTCTCGCGCGGCGAGCTGGTGGAGATCGGCGGCGCCTTTCGCGTGCCCGAGGTGATGGCGGCCAGCGGCGTGCGCCTGGTGGAGGTCGGCGCGACCAACAAAACGCACCTGCGCGACTATGAAAACGCCATCGGCGAGCACACCGGCCTGCTCATGAAGGTGCACACCAGCAATTATCGCATCCTCGGCTTCACCGCCCAGGTGTCCGGGGCCGAGCTGGCCGATCTGGGGCGCAGGCGCGGCATCCCGGTCATGGAGGATCTGGGCAGCGGCATGCTCTTTGACCTCTCGGACTATGGTCTGCCGCGCGAACCGACGGTGGCCGAAGCCGTGGCGGCGGGTCTCGATGTGGTGACCTTCAGCGGCGACAAACTGCTCGGCGGCCCCCAGGCGGGCATCATCCTCGGGCGGCGGGCGCTGATGGAAAAAATCCGCAAGCATCCCATGGCGCGCGCCCTGCGCATGGACAAGCTGACCCTGGCGGCGCTCGAAGCCACCCTGCGCCTGTATCTCGACCCGGCCAAAGCCCTGCGCGAGGTGCCGGTGCTGGCCATGCTCGCCGTATCCGCCCAGGAACTGCGCGCCCGCGGCGACAGCCTGAAGGAGCGCGCCGTCTCGCTGCTCGGCGATGCGGTTGACATCACCGTCATCGAGGCGCCGGCCACCGTGGGCGGCGGCGCCCTGCCTCTCACCCAGCTGGCCGGATCGGCCCTGGCTCTCAGGCCGCGCAACTGCTCCCTGGACGAACTGGCCGCGCGCCTACGCCGCCACACGCCGCCCGTAATGGCCCGCATCCACGACGAGCAGCTGCTGCTCAACCTGCGCACGGTGCGCCCCGACGAGGAGGAACCCTTGCTGCGCGCCCTGCGCCACGCCTTGACCGTCGCCGATGAATAA